One Phoenix dactylifera cultivar Barhee BC4 chromosome 14, palm_55x_up_171113_PBpolish2nd_filt_p, whole genome shotgun sequence DNA window includes the following coding sequences:
- the LOC103697634 gene encoding uncharacterized protein LOC103697634: MDFVLCDELLQEILQRLPPSSAPSVSLVSKRWLSLLRSSTTSISIRIPSSPTNSPSPSSPSSTSSTTTPSLSSILSYYPYLSNLTILGDTIIADDHLDPHAPEPLSSSDTLLLTVATAACSRRLAQLRFFPTAPVSPSALLSSASSFTFLTSLQLTSLLPLSFRWLASFPSLRSLSLVQTRHKQPYHRPAAADDDDDDVEDGGDRIHAALPLETLSLSRIRAADRGLSWLWRRCANLLWLQLRDCEGTGDGPSSSSFPLCLRGLLGLELRTCRTIADWVLRRAADHCQCLSSLLLYDGGSRDALRHFIDRRGAALRTLDLRLPLDLHNDHLFAIAADNQLGSGLAALRLQSCCLVTGDGLRSIARAPAGAAIEELALVNCDVVEREPGLLTFLGQSMRQLRRLDLSYNEMLMDKEVGSMLASCQNLVDIRIRGCRALTGASVLSMLKYCARLLQVVDITQCPRIGIHAIELLILNACRLSQIIVEESKVSEAAKAWVSRKAIKID; this comes from the coding sequence ATGGATTTCGTCCTCTGCGATGAGCTCCTCCAGGAGATCCTCCAACGCCTCCCTCCATCCTCTGCCCCATCCGTCTCTCTCGTCTCCAAGCGCTGGCTCTCCCTCCTCCGCTCCTCTACTACCTCTATCTCCATCcgcatcccttcttctcccaccaattccccttctccctcctccccttcttctacttcttctacTACTACACCTTCTCTCTCCTCCATCCTCTCCTACTACCCTTACCTCTCTAATCTAACCATTCTTGGCGACACCATCATCGCCGATGATCATCTAGATCCTCATGCTCCTGAACCCCTCTCTTCCTCCGATACTCTCCTCCTCACAGTCGCCACCGCCGCTTGCTCCCGCCGCCTTGCCCAACTCCGCTTCTTCCCCACTGCCCCCGTCTCCCCCTCGGCCCTCCTCTCCTCTGCCTCTTCCTTCACTTTCCTCACCAGCCTCCAACTtacctccctcctccctctctctttccgcTGGCTCGCCTCCTTCCCCTCTCTCAGATCCCTCTCCCTCGTCCAAACACGCCACAAGCAGCCATATCACCGTCCTGCTGctgctgatgatgatgatgatgatgtagaggATGGGGGTGACCGGATTCATGCGGCGCTGCCTCTGGAGACTCTGTCACTGTCCAGAATCCGCGCGGCCGACCGCGGTCTGTCCTGGCTGTGGCGCCGCTGCGCCAACCTCCTCTGGCTGCAGCTGCGCGACTGCGAGGGAACCGGCGacggcccctcctcctcctccttccccctctgcCTCCGCGGCCTCCTCGGCCTCGAGCTCCGCACCTGCCGCACCATCGCCGACTGGGTCCTCCGCCGAGCCGCCGATCACTGCCAGtgcctctcctctctcctcctctacgATGGTGGCAGCCGCGACGCGCTACGCCACTTCATCGACCGCCGCGGGGCTGCCCTCCGCACCCTCGACCTCCGCCTTCCCCTCGACCTCCACAATGACCACCTCTTCGCCATTGCAGCTGACAACCAGCTCGGCTCTGGCCTTGCAGCCCTCCGCCTGCAGAGCTGCTGCCTTGTAACTGGAGATGGTCTCCGCTCCATCGCCCGGGCTCCGGCTGGTGCAGCCATAGAGGAGCTGGCCCTGGTGAACTGCGATGTTGTCGAAAGAGAGCCTGGGCTGCTCACCTTCCTTGGCCAGAGCATGCGGCAGCTCCGGAGGCTGGATTTGTCATATAATGAGATGTTGATGGATAAGGAGGTAGGTTCGATGCTGGCGTCGTGCCAGAACCTGGTTGACATCAGAATAAGAGGTTGCAGGGCTCTGACGGGTGCTTCCGTTCTTTCCATGCTTAAATACTGCGCTCGACTGTTACAAGTCGTTGATATCACCCAGTGCCCGCGAATTGGTATTCATGCCATTGAGCTTCTTATTCTGAATGCCTGCCGGTTAAGTCAGATTATTGTGGAGGAAAGCAAGGTGTCGGAAGCTGCCAAGGCATGGGTGTCCCGGAAAGCAATCAAGATTGATTGA